A genomic region of Chelonia mydas isolate rCheMyd1 chromosome 9, rCheMyd1.pri.v2, whole genome shotgun sequence contains the following coding sequences:
- the CCNB3 gene encoding G2/mitotic-specific cyclin-B3 gives MPVPRNSKTTGSKQLRPGKAGAVENARPEKEESCQAKRSPSSPQGAPKKRSAFGDLTNAHKNQAGLKKKDATKAGPRKAQKGTVALGVLKNNEINLKKATRKTPPDEASAEPKLVPKNDPVLEEPAPVQAPAIEDIDKEQLGDAYASAEYAKEIFNYMKEREEKFLLPNYMEKQYDISRDMRAILVDWMVEVQENFELNHETLYLAVKLVDHYLVEVVSMRDKLQLIGSTAILIASKFEERCPPCVDDFLYICDDAYKREELIAMEMSILRTLKFDINIPIPYRFLRRFAKCAHASMETLTLARFICEMTLPEYDYVQESASKLAASCLLLALKMKSLGGWSPTLEYYSGYSSHELHPLVKRLNFLLTYQHDDKLKAVRTKYSHRVFFEVAKSAPMDMLKLEVALKS, from the exons ATGCCAGTGCCACGCAACTCCAAGACCACAGGCAGTAAACAGCTCCGGCCTGGCAAAGCAGGAGCAGTGGAAAATGCCAGACCTGAGAAG GAGGAGAGCTGTCAAGCAAAGAGGTCCCCGTCCTCACCGCAGGGGGCACCCAAGAAGAGGTCTGCCTTCGGAGACCTCACTAAC GCTCACAAGAACCAGGCTGGCCTGAAGAAGAAGGATGCCACGAAGGCAGGTCCCAGGAAGGCACAGAAAGGCACAGTTGCTCTGGGGGTCTTGAAGAACAATGAGATCAACTTGAAAAA GGCAACGAGGAAAACGCCCCCGGATGAGGCATCTGCTGAGCCCAAACTGGTTCCCAAGAATGACCCGGTGCTGGAGGAGCCAGCGCCCGTGCAG GCGCCTGCCATTGAGGACATTGACAAGGAGCAGCTGGGCGACGCTTACGCCAGCGCCGAGTACGCCAAGGAGATCTTCAATTACATGaaggagagagag GAGAAGTTCTTGCTCCCAAACTACATGGAGAAGCAGTACGACATCAGCAGGGACATGAGAGCCATTCTGGTGGACTGGATGGTGGAGGTCCAG GAGAACTTTGAGCTGAACCATGAGACGCTGTACCTGGCGGTGAAGCTGGTGGATCACTACCTGGTGGAGGTGGTGAGCATGAGGGACAAGCTGCAGCTCATCGGTTCCACGGCCATCCTCATCGCTTCCAAGTTTGAG GAGCGCTGCCCCCCATGCGTGGACGACTTCCTCTACATCTGTGACGACGCCTACaagagggaggagctgattgcCATGGAGATGAGTATCCTCCGCACGCTGAAGTTCGACATCAACATTCCCATCCCGTATCGCTTCCTGCGGAGGTTTGCCAAG TGCGCTCACGCCAGCATGGAGACACTGACCCTGGCCCGCTTCATCTGTGAGATGACCTTGCCGGAGTACGACTACGTCCAGGAGAGCGCTTCCAAGCTGGCTGCGAGCTGCCTGCTCCTGGCGCTCAAGATGAAGAGCCTTGGCGGATGG AGCCCCACGCTGGAGTATTACAGCGGATACAGCTCTCATGAGCTCCATCCGCTGGTGAAGAGGCTGAACTTCCTGCTGACCTACCAGCACGATGACAAGTTAAAGGCAGTGCGCACGAAGTACTCCCACCG AGTCTTCTTTGAAGTGGCCAAGAGTGCTCCCATGGACATGCTGAAGTTGGAGGTGGCTCTGAAGAGCTAG